A genomic stretch from Oleomonas cavernae includes:
- a CDS encoding helix-turn-helix domain-containing protein has product MTGTAEASEDPIQLARELFSRQLRALMAKAGITQTELASMSGLSKSLINAYLSQKAFPRSPQRRKLAAVFRIDPTDFLQFPRAPSAEPHGRAIPAMRSRRFRIPACRTDDPPT; this is encoded by the coding sequence ATGACAGGCACCGCCGAGGCATCCGAGGATCCAATCCAATTGGCCAGGGAGCTTTTCTCCCGGCAGCTGCGCGCGCTGATGGCGAAGGCGGGTATTACCCAGACCGAGCTCGCTTCGATGTCTGGGCTCTCTAAGTCCCTAATCAATGCCTACCTTTCCCAAAAGGCTTTTCCGCGTAGTCCACAGAGACGGAAGCTCGCCGCGGTATTCAGAATCGATCCGACAGATTTTCTGCAGTTCCCAAGGGCGCCCTCGGCGGAGCCTCATGGCAGAGCCATCCCAGCTATGAGATCAAGGAGGTTCCGGATTCCGGCTTGTCGAACTGACGATCCGCCAACTTGA
- a CDS encoding metallophosphoesterase, whose protein sequence is MSIEIIRRDWQPMPVMSDVRAFAIGDVHGLSAALRSAFLEVAERAAAGGPNHLVMLGDYIDRGPHSRAVMAQVIAGIPGIKVTALAGNHEGALAAAFDSGRRDHLGTWLGNGGFAVLEELGLPPTATAGDAWEALSEAERGFINGLSHHYLEDNLLFIHAGLHPQQPLERSLAWPWRQIPANHAEERASPFWVREPFLTADANPTNSS, encoded by the coding sequence ATGAGTATCGAGATAATACGCCGCGACTGGCAGCCGATGCCGGTCATGAGCGACGTTCGAGCCTTTGCCATCGGCGACGTCCACGGCCTTTCGGCCGCCCTGCGCAGTGCCTTCCTCGAAGTCGCCGAGCGGGCGGCGGCCGGTGGCCCGAACCATCTGGTCATGCTGGGCGATTACATCGACCGCGGCCCCCACAGCCGTGCCGTCATGGCCCAGGTCATCGCCGGGATCCCCGGCATCAAGGTGACGGCACTCGCCGGCAACCACGAAGGCGCCCTGGCAGCAGCCTTTGACAGTGGCCGGCGCGACCACCTCGGCACCTGGCTCGGCAACGGCGGCTTCGCGGTGCTCGAAGAATTGGGCCTGCCGCCCACGGCTACCGCCGGGGATGCCTGGGAGGCCCTCAGTGAGGCGGAACGGGGATTCATCAATGGCCTCAGCCACCACTACCTGGAAGACAACCTGCTGTTCATCCACGCCGGTCTGCACCCCCAGCAACCGCTCGAGCGCTCGCTCGCCTGGCCATGGCGCCAGATCCCCGCCAACCACGCCGAGGAACGCGCTTCACCCTTTTGGGTGCGCGAACCGTTTCTCACGGCGGACGCCAATCCGACGAACTCTTCGTGA